One region of Sphingomonas abietis genomic DNA includes:
- the zwf gene encoding glucose-6-phosphate dehydrogenase gives MIESFSRTPPSSLQSATRLLLFGATGDLSQRMLLPSLFSLHAEELIAPDLKIIGTARSDLDDEGFRAVAAEALEKFLSADARKPEAIPSFLDRLHYVPLDASKPESFSALSEVMGSEYNQHTAIYLSTAPSLFGSTIAGLKLAGLDGPNVRIGLEKPLGHDLASSAVINDAVADAYSEGQTFRIDHYLGKETVQNLLALRFGNRLFEPLWNAENIEHVQITVSETVGLEGRVSYYDGVGALRDMVQNHMLQLLALVAMEPPARFGPRSVRDEKVKVLRSLRPIDRATAATHTVTGQYSEGAVAGKSVPGYIDELQQPSTTETFVAVKAHVDNWRWHGVPFYLRTGKRLPHRHSEIVIQFREVPHSIFAGRGAVLQSNKLVIRLQPEENIRLTMMAKEPGLDREGIRLREVPLDLSLTTAFAGFRRRIAYERLLLDLIEGDPTLFVRRDEVEAQWEWIDAIRDGWEAANVTPRPYGAGTWGPSAAIALTERDGVHWND, from the coding sequence ATGATCGAAAGTTTCTCCCGGACCCCGCCCTCGTCCCTCCAGTCCGCCACCCGACTGTTGCTGTTCGGTGCGACGGGCGATCTGTCGCAGCGGATGCTGCTGCCGTCGCTCTTCTCGCTCCACGCCGAGGAATTGATCGCGCCGGATCTCAAGATCATCGGTACGGCGCGCTCCGATCTGGACGATGAGGGCTTCCGCGCGGTCGCGGCCGAGGCGCTCGAAAAGTTCCTTTCCGCCGATGCGCGCAAGCCCGAGGCGATTCCGTCCTTCCTCGATCGGCTGCATTACGTGCCTCTCGATGCCTCCAAGCCCGAGAGCTTCTCGGCGCTCAGCGAGGTGATGGGCAGCGAATATAACCAGCACACCGCCATCTATCTCTCGACCGCGCCGTCGCTGTTCGGATCGACCATCGCCGGGCTCAAGCTGGCGGGCCTCGATGGCCCCAATGTCCGCATCGGCCTCGAAAAGCCGCTCGGCCACGATCTCGCCTCGTCCGCCGTGATCAACGATGCCGTCGCCGATGCCTATTCCGAGGGGCAGACCTTCCGGATCGATCATTATCTCGGCAAGGAGACGGTGCAGAATCTGCTCGCGCTGCGCTTCGGCAACCGCCTGTTCGAGCCGCTGTGGAATGCCGAGAATATCGAGCATGTCCAGATCACGGTGTCCGAGACGGTCGGCCTCGAGGGCCGCGTATCTTATTATGACGGCGTCGGCGCGCTGCGCGACATGGTGCAGAACCATATGCTCCAGCTGCTTGCGCTGGTGGCGATGGAGCCCCCTGCCCGCTTCGGCCCGCGCTCGGTGCGCGACGAGAAGGTCAAGGTGCTGCGATCGCTGCGCCCGATCGATCGCGCCACCGCGGCGACCCACACCGTCACCGGCCAATATAGCGAAGGCGCGGTCGCCGGAAAGTCCGTGCCCGGCTATATCGACGAGCTCCAGCAGCCCTCGACGACCGAGACGTTCGTGGCGGTGAAGGCACATGTCGACAATTGGCGCTGGCATGGCGTGCCCTTCTACCTGCGCACCGGCAAGCGCCTGCCGCACCGCCATAGCGAGATCGTGATCCAGTTCCGCGAGGTGCCGCACTCGATCTTCGCCGGGCGCGGCGCGGTGCTGCAATCGAACAAGCTGGTCATTCGCCTGCAGCCCGAGGAGAATATTCGGCTGACGATGATGGCCAAGGAACCGGGCCTCGATCGCGAGGGCATCCGCCTGCGCGAAGTGCCGCTCGATCTCTCGCTCACCACCGCCTTCGCCGGCTTCCGCCGCCGCATCGCCTATGAACGCCTGCTGCTCGATCTGATCGAGGGCGATCCCACATTGTTCGTTCGCCGCGACGAGGTGGAGGCGCAGTGGGAATGGATCGACGCGATTCGTGACGGATGGGAGGCTGCCAATGTCACGCCGCGTCCCTATGGAGCGGGGACATGGGGGCCATCCGCCGCGATCGCCCTCACCGAACGCGATGGAGTGCATTGGAATGATTGA